One region of Triticum aestivum cultivar Chinese Spring chromosome 6B, IWGSC CS RefSeq v2.1, whole genome shotgun sequence genomic DNA includes:
- the LOC123137206 gene encoding 60S ribosomal protein L6: MAPTSKMALGIKRASRSHTYHRRGLWAIKAKHGGAFPKAEKPAAVAEPKFYPADDVKPRTVSTRKPHPTKLRSIITPGTVLILLAGRYIGKRVLFLKQLKSGLLLITGPFKINGVPIRRVSQAYVIATSTKVDISKVNVQKFDDKYFAREKKTRAKKTEGELFESEKEATKNLPDFKKDDQKAIDAELMKAIDAVPDLKNYLGARFSLRDGDKPHEMTF; encoded by the exons ATGGCTCCGACGTCGAAGATGGCGCTCGGCATAAAGCGGGCGTCGAGATCGCACACCTACCACCGCCGCGGGCTTTGGGCCATCAAGGCCAAGCACGGCGGCGCCTTCCCCAAGGCCGAGAAGCCGGCCGCCGTCGCCGAGCCCAAGTTCTATCCCGCTGATGATGTCAAGCCACGCACCGTCAGCACACGCAAGCCCCATCCCACCAAGCTCAG ATCGATCATCACACCGGGCACGGTGCTGATCCTGCTCGCGGGGAGGTACATTGGAAAGCGCGTGCTGTTCCTCAAGCAGCTCAAGTCCGGCCTTCTCCTCATCACTG GACCTTTCAAGATCAATGGCGTGCCAATCCGCAGAGTGAGCCAGGCTTACGTCATTGCCACATCCACAAAGGTCGACATCTCTAAGGTTAATGTGCAGAAGTTTGATGACAAGTACTTTGCTAGGGAGAAGAAGACTAGGGCAAAGAAGACTGAGGGCGAGCTATTTGAGTCGGAGAAGGAG GCAACCAAGAATTTGCCCGACTTCAAGAAGGATGATCAGAAGGCCATTGATGCCGAGTTGATGAAGGCTATCGATGCTGTCCCAGACCTTAAAAATTATCTTGGTGCCCGGTTCTCCCTCAGGGATGGTGACAAGCCGCATGAGATGACCTTCTAA